A single window of Granulicella mallensis MP5ACTX8 DNA harbors:
- the murQ gene encoding N-acetylmuramic acid 6-phosphate etherase, with product MQQRMPADLQTLTTEKPNDASTGLDTKSAIDIARIINHDDTKVAAAVKKALPEIAMVIDTVARSLRDGGRLIYVGAGSSGRIAALDASECPPTFSTAPSQVQYIMAGGPKALASASDVNEDSPELGQRDIARRRPTRKDIVIGVSASGRTPYVIGATEYARSRGAKTAAITCNPDSDLSQVADVTICAEVGPEIVSGSTRMKASSAQKMILNMITTGAMTRLGYVYDNLMVNVHMKNAKLVERGIRVLMKLCDIDRETAIRTIKSAGKSIPIAVVMLKANVDKMEAVRRLQKSDGNVRLAIDDSRLEL from the coding sequence ATGCAGCAACGCATGCCCGCCGACCTCCAAACTCTTACCACGGAGAAGCCGAATGACGCGTCAACCGGTCTCGATACGAAATCCGCTATCGATATTGCGCGCATCATCAACCACGATGACACCAAGGTCGCCGCAGCCGTAAAAAAAGCCCTGCCCGAGATCGCAATGGTGATTGACACTGTCGCGCGCTCGCTGCGCGATGGCGGACGGCTGATCTACGTCGGTGCCGGCTCTTCCGGACGCATCGCCGCACTGGACGCCTCCGAGTGTCCCCCGACGTTCTCCACGGCGCCCTCACAGGTGCAATACATCATGGCCGGCGGCCCCAAGGCCCTCGCCAGCGCTTCGGACGTCAACGAAGACTCGCCCGAGCTGGGCCAGCGCGATATCGCCCGCCGCCGCCCCACGCGCAAGGACATCGTCATCGGCGTCTCAGCCTCCGGACGCACCCCTTACGTCATCGGCGCCACGGAATACGCCCGCTCACGCGGAGCCAAGACCGCAGCCATCACCTGCAATCCCGACTCCGACCTCTCGCAGGTTGCTGACGTCACCATCTGCGCCGAAGTCGGTCCTGAGATCGTCTCCGGCTCCACCCGCATGAAGGCCTCCAGCGCGCAGAAGATGATCCTGAACATGATCACCACCGGCGCCATGACCCGGCTCGGCTATGTGTACGACAACCTGATGGTGAACGTTCACATGAAGAACGCAAAGCTCGTCGAACGCGGTATCCGCGTCCTGATGAAGCTCTGCGATATCGACCGCGAAACCGCGATCCGCACGATCAAATCCGCGGGCAAGTCGATTCCTATCGCCGTCGTTATGCTCAAGGCCAACGTCGACAAGATGGAAGCAGTGCGCCGCTTGCAAAAGTCCGATGGCAATGTTCGTCTCGCGATCGACGATTCCAGGCTCGAGCTCTAA
- a CDS encoding pyrroloquinoline quinone-dependent dehydrogenase: MSRCTSSSATSQLWFLSLAILFGTSTLCAQQTPAGEGWPTYGGDAGGTRYSSSTQITRDNLAHLHPVWTFHTHALDAQRTGLNDASFETTPLLRGHALYFTSPFDVIFSVEATTGKLLWQYDPRVKPEHEEMIVTSRGVALWPTSPDSTRSTAPCSTRVFLGTIDARLLALDAATGKPCTDFGHSGDVNLREGVHYTGIGGYGLTSPPTVLGDVVVVGSTVADNQQVDVESGVVRGYDVRTGRLLWSWEPLPWAAAQHPRTGAGNAWSVISADPALGLIFVPTGSASPDFYGGLRPGDNRDADSVIALDARTGRKVWAFQTVHHNLWDYDVAAEPLLFTFHNTTPAIAITTKAGQVFVLDRRTGQPLYPVEERAVPQSDVPSEITSPTQPFSSLPPLAPLAPPEQNNTGWQRSEANTQFCRTQLAALRYSGIYTPPSLTGTLLYPGSLGGVNWGSLAFDPATGILYVNNNRVPFTIQLVDRRSPAALWQREIEPILRDWPIWLYLAGGTLLLFCLRRKRWNPGLRGLLAGMAVASIAGWVCLFPMKYGIPHFGAEISPQRGSPYLLKRQPLIDHDGNPCTAPPWGAVTALNLNTGHIAWQSPLGIDTTGQPTGSLTLGGPIVTAGGVVFAAATRDAKLRAFDSSSGKELWSTSLPAPAQATPMTYTLDGKQFLVVAAGGHAGLNEKRDDTLIAFALDK, from the coding sequence ATGTCTCGCTGCACGAGTTCCTCAGCCACCTCCCAACTCTGGTTTCTTTCACTGGCAATCTTGTTCGGGACGTCTACTCTCTGCGCGCAACAAACTCCCGCAGGCGAAGGCTGGCCCACCTACGGAGGAGACGCAGGCGGCACGCGCTATTCCAGCTCCACGCAGATCACCCGCGATAATCTCGCACACCTTCATCCTGTCTGGACATTCCATACCCACGCGCTCGACGCCCAGCGCACAGGTCTGAACGACGCCTCGTTTGAGACCACCCCCCTTCTCCGTGGCCATGCGCTCTACTTCACCTCTCCCTTCGACGTCATCTTCTCTGTAGAGGCCACCACCGGCAAACTTCTCTGGCAATATGACCCACGCGTTAAACCGGAGCACGAAGAGATGATCGTCACCTCGCGCGGCGTGGCTCTCTGGCCAACCTCTCCTGATTCCACCCGGTCCACGGCTCCCTGCTCCACCCGAGTATTCTTAGGCACCATCGATGCGCGCCTGCTGGCACTCGATGCCGCTACCGGCAAGCCCTGCACGGACTTTGGGCATTCCGGAGATGTCAATCTTCGCGAGGGCGTTCATTACACCGGCATCGGAGGCTATGGTCTGACCTCGCCCCCAACCGTCCTCGGCGATGTCGTCGTCGTAGGCTCGACTGTCGCCGATAACCAGCAGGTCGATGTCGAATCCGGCGTCGTTCGCGGCTACGATGTGCGCACCGGCCGCCTGCTCTGGAGCTGGGAGCCACTGCCCTGGGCTGCGGCACAGCACCCACGCACCGGCGCCGGCAATGCCTGGAGCGTCATCTCCGCCGACCCAGCGCTCGGCCTCATCTTTGTACCCACCGGCAGCGCCTCGCCCGACTTCTACGGTGGCCTGCGCCCAGGCGACAACCGTGATGCCGACTCCGTGATCGCCCTCGATGCCCGCACCGGTCGAAAGGTCTGGGCCTTCCAGACCGTCCATCACAATCTCTGGGACTACGACGTAGCCGCAGAGCCGCTTCTCTTCACCTTCCACAACACAACGCCGGCGATTGCCATCACCACCAAGGCAGGTCAAGTCTTCGTCCTCGATCGACGCACAGGACAGCCGCTCTATCCTGTCGAAGAGCGTGCAGTCCCACAGAGCGACGTGCCCAGTGAGATCACCTCTCCAACGCAACCCTTCTCCAGCCTTCCACCGCTCGCGCCTCTTGCCCCTCCAGAGCAAAACAACACAGGCTGGCAACGCAGCGAGGCCAACACCCAGTTTTGCCGGACTCAGCTCGCAGCCCTGCGCTACAGCGGCATCTATACTCCGCCCAGTCTCACTGGAACCCTGCTCTATCCAGGTAGCCTCGGAGGAGTGAACTGGGGTTCGCTTGCCTTCGATCCTGCCACGGGCATTCTCTACGTTAATAACAACCGTGTTCCCTTTACGATCCAACTCGTCGACCGCCGGTCTCCCGCTGCTCTATGGCAACGCGAGATTGAACCGATCCTTCGCGACTGGCCCATCTGGCTGTATTTGGCCGGAGGCACGCTTCTTCTCTTTTGCCTGCGCCGTAAACGCTGGAATCCCGGACTTCGTGGCTTACTCGCAGGCATGGCTGTAGCCTCCATCGCCGGATGGGTCTGCCTCTTCCCGATGAAGTACGGCATCCCGCACTTTGGCGCGGAGATCTCTCCGCAACGCGGCTCTCCCTACCTGCTGAAACGCCAGCCGCTCATCGACCACGATGGCAATCCCTGCACGGCGCCGCCCTGGGGAGCCGTAACGGCGCTAAACCTCAATACTGGTCACATCGCCTGGCAGTCGCCCCTGGGAATCGACACCACAGGTCAACCTACCGGATCCCTGACGCTGGGTGGCCCCATCGTCACTGCCGGAGGAGTCGTCTTCGCGGCAGCCACACGAGACGCCAAACTCCGCGCCTTCGACTCTTCCAGTGGAAAAGAGTTATGGAGCACCTCGCTCCCGGCCCCCGCTCAAGCCACTCCGATGACCTATACCCTGGATGGCAAACAGTTTCTGGTCGTCGCCGCCGGGGGACATGCCGGACTCAACGAAAAACGCGACGATACCCTGATCGCCTTCGCGTTAGACAAATAA
- a CDS encoding YbhB/YbcL family Raf kinase inhibitor-like protein, with protein sequence MHHYVFTLYALDVPHREVSGDSTGANVRAALDCHIIARDTLTGTYSLNPRLQKS encoded by the coding sequence TTGCACCATTACGTTTTCACCCTTTACGCACTCGATGTGCCTCATCGCGAAGTGAGTGGCGACTCCACTGGCGCTAACGTTCGAGCGGCACTTGACTGCCACATCATCGCAAGAGACACGCTAACCGGGACCTACTCGTTGAATCCGCGTTTACAGAAAAGCTGA
- a CDS encoding tyrosine-type recombinase/integrase, whose amino-acid sequence MQRGSVIQMTRKNGPGVWQFRWSDKDLNGRRVYHRQVIGTIDQYADEAAVRHATLPLIYEVNSRSPHDHVGAITVDQLCEHFEQWEFRSSISLRSVATIKTYRGYIRRWIRPQWGSRKLDEIKATDVEAWLRSLNLARGSRSKLRSILSILFNHACRHELFDHNPIRFVRQGAKRLHTPDVLTGSEIKLLVESLPLRERTLVLLAASTGLRQGEIFGLKWRDVDFEHGELNVIRSMVCGVVGACKTESSQRPVPLHHRLAAALLAWRPNCNFKTQDDWVFASRLHNGRKPYWGPVILRKYIQPAAQKLGIHKQIGWHTFRRTYATLLRSLGVEFKVMQELMRHSSLRTTLDVYTQAVGPAKRAAQAAVLSLFTSPEYSEGG is encoded by the coding sequence ATGCAAAGAGGTAGCGTTATTCAAATGACTCGTAAGAATGGTCCGGGTGTCTGGCAATTCCGCTGGTCAGACAAGGATCTGAATGGTCGACGTGTTTATCACAGACAGGTTATCGGAACTATCGACCAATACGCCGACGAGGCCGCCGTACGCCATGCTACGTTGCCATTGATTTACGAGGTAAACTCGCGATCCCCTCATGATCATGTTGGCGCGATTACAGTCGATCAGTTATGTGAGCATTTTGAACAATGGGAATTTCGGTCCAGCATCAGCCTGAGAAGCGTTGCAACCATAAAAACATATCGCGGCTACATTCGTCGATGGATTCGACCGCAATGGGGTTCTCGCAAGTTGGACGAGATTAAGGCCACGGATGTGGAAGCATGGCTGCGTAGTCTCAATCTCGCTCGCGGCTCACGCTCCAAGCTGCGAAGTATTCTTTCGATTCTCTTTAATCACGCTTGCCGGCACGAATTGTTCGATCACAATCCGATCCGGTTCGTTCGTCAAGGAGCGAAACGGCTGCATACGCCGGATGTGTTGACAGGCTCTGAAATCAAGCTTTTGGTTGAGAGCCTTCCCCTGCGCGAACGCACGCTGGTCCTGTTGGCCGCCTCAACAGGGTTGAGACAAGGTGAAATCTTTGGCCTCAAATGGCGTGACGTTGATTTCGAACATGGAGAACTGAACGTGATTCGATCAATGGTTTGTGGAGTCGTAGGCGCCTGCAAAACAGAGTCGTCTCAGAGACCAGTTCCGCTGCATCACCGACTCGCAGCGGCCTTGTTAGCCTGGAGGCCCAATTGCAATTTCAAGACTCAGGACGATTGGGTATTCGCAAGCCGATTGCACAATGGCCGAAAGCCCTATTGGGGACCGGTGATTCTACGAAAGTACATTCAGCCAGCGGCCCAAAAGCTGGGCATCCATAAGCAAATCGGATGGCACACCTTTCGACGTACCTACGCTACTCTGCTCAGAAGTCTCGGAGTTGAATTCAAAGTCATGCAGGAGTTAATGCGGCACTCCTCCCTGCGAACTACCCTCGATGTTTATACGCAAGCGGTCGGCCCGGCCAAGCGCGCTGCTCAAGCAGCGGTGCTTTCACTCTTCACTTCACCTGAATATTCCGAAGGGGGATGA
- the dgt gene encoding dGTP triphosphohydrolase — protein sequence MMLNLQACGVFGEIEEQLSSRAFPAPPSDGRKPFERDRDRIVQARAFRRLAGKTQVFTSRASDHFRSRLTHTIEVAQVARQVAAALGLNVDLAETLALVHDIGHPPFGHAGERALDECLKRHGLRFDHNLHALRIVERFEQRYAGHRGLNLTLGAREGIIKHSRDYSEGEHPELAEYFLSQRPPLEAQIIDLADEIAYLTADLDDGVESGLLEVRHIRDHVGILRKSYAAVQQAHAGAQEKYIFHDALQAMQKTLVLDLIRTTRENVAAIGAQSLADIRNSDHRLAVFSPQAEAERLEEKRYLYDTLYTCPELELEHSKAAEVVTELFDFWVNEPEELPEAYYAEVESEGLARVVADYIAGMTDNFILLRYADVRRKVRTSLALWPKRH from the coding sequence ATGATGTTAAACCTGCAAGCTTGTGGCGTCTTCGGCGAGATCGAAGAGCAGTTATCGTCGCGCGCCTTTCCAGCCCCTCCCAGCGATGGCCGCAAGCCGTTCGAGAGGGACCGTGACCGTATCGTGCAGGCGCGCGCGTTTCGTCGCCTGGCAGGGAAGACGCAAGTCTTTACCAGCCGAGCCTCCGACCACTTTCGCAGCCGGCTGACCCATACCATTGAAGTGGCCCAGGTAGCCCGGCAGGTAGCTGCGGCCCTGGGGCTCAACGTTGACCTGGCGGAGACGCTGGCTCTGGTTCATGACATTGGGCATCCGCCCTTTGGGCATGCTGGCGAGCGTGCCCTGGACGAGTGCCTCAAGCGGCATGGACTTCGTTTCGACCACAATCTCCATGCGCTGCGGATCGTCGAGCGGTTCGAGCAGCGTTATGCGGGGCATCGCGGCCTGAATCTTACGTTGGGAGCGCGTGAGGGCATCATCAAGCACTCGCGTGACTACAGCGAAGGCGAGCACCCGGAGCTGGCGGAGTATTTCCTAAGCCAGCGGCCACCGCTGGAGGCCCAGATCATCGACCTCGCGGACGAGATCGCTTACCTGACCGCCGATCTTGACGATGGGGTGGAGTCCGGCCTGCTCGAGGTGCGGCATATTCGCGACCACGTCGGAATCCTGCGCAAGAGCTATGCCGCGGTCCAGCAGGCACACGCCGGAGCGCAGGAGAAATACATCTTCCACGACGCTCTGCAGGCCATGCAGAAGACGCTGGTGCTGGATCTCATTCGTACGACGCGGGAGAATGTGGCGGCCATTGGGGCACAGTCGTTGGCGGATATTCGCAACTCCGACCATCGCCTGGCGGTCTTTTCTCCGCAGGCGGAGGCCGAGCGCCTGGAAGAGAAGCGCTATCTCTACGACACGCTGTACACCTGTCCGGAGCTGGAGCTCGAGCACTCGAAGGCCGCAGAGGTTGTGACGGAGCTGTTCGATTTCTGGGTGAACGAGCCGGAAGAGCTGCCTGAGGCGTATTACGCAGAGGTCGAAAGCGAAGGCCTGGCTCGGGTTGTGGCCGATTACATCGCGGGCATGACCGATAACTTCATCCTGCTGCGGTATGCGGATGTGCGTCGTAAAGTCCGCACCAGTCTTGCTCTCTGGCCTAAACGACACTAG
- the purH gene encoding bifunctional phosphoribosylaminoimidazolecarboxamide formyltransferase/IMP cyclohydrolase codes for MSDQKVVRRALLSVTDKTGLVEFAKTLAGFGVELVSTGGTSKALRDAGLTVLDVAELTGFPEMLDGRVKTLHPVVHGGILHRRGDPAHVRAVEEHGIGAIDMVVVNLYAFEKTASREGVKFEEIIENIDIGGPSMLRSAAKNFEDVAVVTSVQDYASLTEELKANEGKLSYKTRWQLARKAFATTAAYDAAIATTLEAMPDTPGESAKTTELPATLRVIAPRKASLRYGENPHQSAALYVDGSGLGIADAEQLQGKELSYNNLVDLDACWALVSEFDACAVAIIKHTNPCGVGQGTTVEEAYLRALAADPVSAFGGVIGINRTVDGAAAAEIAKLFVEAVVAPEFTPEALAALGTKKNLRVLRIQPARPSRMIKQISGGYLVQDEDSAMVQPDQLTVATTRKPTEEELKALLFSWRVCKHVKSNAIVYARLDGGFGQTVGVGAGQMSRVDAARFGAMKAALPLQGTVAASDAFFPFPDGLELIAESGATAVIQPGGSVRDPEVIAAADRLGLAMVLTGMRHFRHG; via the coding sequence ATGAGCGATCAGAAAGTTGTACGGCGTGCCCTGCTGTCTGTAACCGACAAAACGGGCTTGGTAGAGTTTGCGAAGACGCTGGCTGGATTTGGCGTTGAATTGGTTTCGACAGGCGGCACGTCTAAGGCGTTGCGCGATGCGGGCCTCACTGTCCTCGATGTGGCCGAGTTGACCGGTTTTCCGGAGATGCTCGATGGCCGCGTGAAGACGCTGCACCCGGTGGTGCATGGGGGCATCCTGCATCGCCGCGGCGACCCGGCGCATGTGCGCGCGGTGGAAGAGCATGGCATTGGGGCGATCGATATGGTCGTCGTCAACTTGTATGCGTTCGAGAAGACGGCTTCGCGCGAGGGCGTCAAATTCGAAGAGATTATCGAGAACATCGACATTGGCGGCCCCTCCATGCTGCGCTCCGCGGCCAAGAACTTTGAGGATGTCGCGGTCGTCACGAGCGTGCAGGATTACGCCTCGTTGACGGAGGAGCTCAAGGCCAACGAAGGCAAGTTGAGCTATAAGACTCGCTGGCAGTTGGCGCGGAAGGCCTTTGCGACGACAGCCGCTTACGATGCGGCGATTGCCACGACCCTGGAGGCGATGCCGGACACCCCGGGCGAATCGGCAAAGACCACGGAACTGCCGGCAACCCTGCGCGTCATCGCTCCTCGCAAGGCTTCGTTGCGCTACGGAGAGAATCCCCACCAGTCTGCGGCGCTGTATGTGGATGGCTCGGGCCTGGGCATTGCCGATGCGGAGCAGTTGCAGGGCAAGGAGCTCAGTTACAACAACCTTGTCGACCTCGACGCCTGCTGGGCGCTGGTGAGCGAGTTTGATGCCTGCGCGGTGGCGATCATCAAGCATACAAACCCCTGTGGTGTGGGGCAGGGAACGACCGTAGAGGAAGCTTATCTTCGCGCCCTGGCTGCCGATCCCGTGTCGGCCTTCGGTGGAGTGATCGGTATTAACCGCACCGTAGACGGCGCAGCGGCGGCAGAGATTGCCAAGCTGTTCGTCGAGGCTGTGGTTGCGCCGGAGTTTACTCCCGAGGCGCTGGCTGCGCTCGGGACGAAGAAGAATCTGCGTGTGCTGCGTATCCAGCCGGCGAGGCCATCGCGGATGATCAAACAGATCTCGGGCGGTTACCTGGTGCAGGACGAAGACAGTGCGATGGTGCAGCCGGATCAACTGACGGTCGCGACCACGCGCAAGCCGACGGAGGAGGAGCTCAAGGCTCTGCTCTTTTCGTGGCGCGTGTGCAAGCACGTCAAGTCGAACGCCATCGTCTATGCACGACTCGATGGAGGCTTTGGGCAGACGGTAGGCGTGGGCGCAGGGCAGATGAGCCGCGTCGATGCCGCGAGGTTTGGCGCCATGAAGGCGGCCCTGCCGCTGCAGGGAACTGTCGCCGCTTCGGACGCCTTTTTCCCCTTCCCGGACGGCCTGGAGTTGATTGCGGAATCAGGCGCTACGGCGGTGATTCAGCCGGGTGGCTCGGTACGCGACCCTGAGGTGATTGCTGCCGCAGACCGGTTAGGGCTGGCGATGGTCCTCACGGGGATGCGCCACTTCCGTCACGGCTGA
- a CDS encoding tetratricopeptide repeat protein, with protein sequence MSPAFRTSLLPLCFTVAFVSFAATGSMLAQNATANAVAPTSTDRSSAYYHYGLAKIYEDEASGNGRQDLATQAIEQYKLALDADPGSRMLQDGLSNLYFKLGRIREAVTAAQDQVAKHPDDADAHMLLGRVYLRSLGDGQSPQSSDMLQMAIKEYEKIAELKPNDLETHLLLGQLYGLNHDSAKAEAQFKAAQQIDGSSEEVVLSMARLYSEQGDLQRAAKVIADVSEDDRSARMDFALAGIYDQLKQPKQAVAAYRATLDQDPDNTDAKRGLANALIANGETDAAAKIFAEIISSDPQDAQSLIREADIQRQQGHYEQALATLKKAGALVSNNLELNYNEALVYDALGRYDEAIKTLKDMLASTEQADGKYDDQARGNRALFLERLAIVYRESNKTQEAVEAYKQIQALGGDFQARGADGLVQAYRDGHQWPEALRAAADAAKAMPTNRDIQLTYASQLGDAGKLDEAIKLANAQLSGKTPGTPEDRIVYFTIADIYSRAKRWKETSAALDKVEALSAKPEDKVFLYSYKATIADKQKMFDEAESEYRKGLAIDPQSAAIQNDYGFMLADRGIRLDEAVTMLKKAVAYDPQNGAFLDSLAWAYYKQGQYALAEDYAQKAVARAGNDPTVLDHLGEIYAKTGKLPQAVVQWQKSLAQYATSLAPEADPSDVEKVQHKLEGARVKLAHANITPENSH encoded by the coding sequence ATGAGCCCAGCTTTTCGTACTTCACTTTTGCCTCTCTGCTTTACCGTTGCCTTTGTCTCGTTCGCTGCCACCGGCAGTATGCTCGCGCAGAATGCGACTGCGAACGCGGTTGCCCCCACTTCGACCGATCGTTCTTCCGCGTACTATCACTACGGCCTGGCCAAGATCTACGAAGATGAGGCCTCCGGCAATGGCCGCCAGGACCTCGCGACGCAGGCGATCGAACAGTACAAGCTCGCTCTCGATGCTGATCCCGGCTCGCGTATGCTGCAGGACGGCCTCTCCAACCTCTATTTCAAGCTGGGACGGATTCGTGAAGCCGTTACGGCTGCGCAGGACCAGGTAGCCAAGCACCCGGATGACGCCGATGCCCATATGTTGCTGGGACGGGTCTACCTCCGTTCGCTTGGCGACGGCCAGAGTCCGCAGTCCAGCGATATGTTGCAGATGGCGATCAAGGAGTACGAGAAGATCGCAGAGCTTAAGCCCAACGACCTTGAGACGCATCTGCTCCTGGGCCAGCTCTATGGCCTGAATCACGATTCGGCCAAGGCCGAGGCGCAGTTCAAGGCAGCACAGCAGATCGACGGATCTTCCGAAGAGGTCGTGTTGAGCATGGCCCGGCTCTATTCGGAGCAGGGTGATCTGCAGCGCGCCGCGAAGGTGATCGCCGATGTGTCGGAAGATGACCGGAGCGCCCGCATGGATTTTGCGCTGGCCGGCATTTACGACCAGCTGAAGCAGCCAAAGCAGGCCGTTGCGGCATATCGGGCCACACTCGACCAGGACCCCGACAATACGGATGCGAAGCGCGGATTGGCCAACGCCCTGATCGCCAACGGCGAGACCGATGCCGCGGCAAAGATCTTTGCGGAGATCATCAGCTCCGATCCGCAGGATGCGCAGTCTCTGATTCGGGAGGCCGACATCCAGCGCCAGCAGGGACACTACGAACAGGCTCTGGCGACGCTGAAGAAGGCCGGAGCTTTGGTCTCCAACAACCTCGAGCTCAACTACAACGAGGCGCTGGTCTACGATGCGCTCGGACGTTACGACGAGGCCATCAAGACCCTGAAAGATATGCTCGCTTCGACCGAACAGGCCGACGGCAAGTATGACGACCAGGCCCGGGGCAACCGTGCGTTATTCCTGGAGCGGCTTGCGATCGTCTACCGCGAATCGAATAAGACGCAGGAGGCCGTAGAGGCCTATAAGCAGATCCAAGCGCTGGGCGGCGATTTCCAGGCGCGTGGCGCCGATGGTCTTGTTCAGGCCTATCGAGACGGCCATCAATGGCCTGAGGCCCTGCGCGCTGCGGCCGACGCGGCCAAGGCGATGCCGACGAACCGTGATATTCAACTGACCTATGCCAGCCAGCTGGGAGATGCTGGCAAGCTGGATGAGGCGATCAAGCTGGCCAATGCCCAGTTGAGCGGCAAGACCCCTGGCACGCCGGAAGACCGGATCGTTTATTTCACGATTGCCGATATCTATTCACGGGCGAAGCGCTGGAAGGAAACATCGGCAGCTCTCGACAAGGTGGAAGCCCTTTCTGCGAAGCCTGAAGATAAAGTCTTCCTCTATTCGTACAAGGCCACGATTGCGGACAAGCAGAAGATGTTCGATGAGGCGGAGTCTGAGTACCGCAAGGGGCTGGCGATCGATCCGCAGAGTGCGGCTATCCAGAACGACTACGGATTCATGCTGGCGGACCGCGGCATTCGGCTGGATGAAGCCGTCACCATGCTGAAAAAGGCTGTAGCCTACGATCCTCAGAACGGCGCTTTTCTGGATTCGCTGGCGTGGGCTTACTACAAGCAGGGGCAGTATGCGCTTGCCGAAGACTACGCGCAGAAGGCCGTTGCGCGAGCCGGCAACGATCCAACGGTGCTTGACCATCTAGGCGAGATCTACGCCAAGACCGGTAAGCTGCCGCAGGCGGTGGTCCAGTGGCAGAAGTCTCTGGCGCAATACGCTACCTCGCTTGCGCCTGAGGCCGATCCATCCGATGTCGAAAAGGTGCAGCATAAGCTGGAAGGCGCTCGCGTCAAGCTGGCCCATGCGAACATCACTCCGGAAAATAGCCACTAG